A single region of the Brassica rapa cultivar Chiifu-401-42 chromosome A03, CAAS_Brap_v3.01, whole genome shotgun sequence genome encodes:
- the LOC103856786 gene encoding uncharacterized protein LOC103856786 isoform X3, with protein MASSSRIDYEIISDPLNPRCVVACFNYSIFGEVTEEDKLLLERIRGKEDNTSPKYTDQEERNLINKQIRKSQGFDVDFSMFRCLFNFYPSSLDESHSTLIRETDRIFFGRLAQESIADYNINEGTSFDFLEVEKANLYRSKGYIYFITFVAKDPCHQTKVFQAKVCNVFCREIEHSFCRLKPGQQVECDEDSKRVVKKPRYNTRSNKRAGVFTNVS; from the exons ATGGCTTCATCGAGTAGAATAGACTACGAAATCATCAGTGATCCGTTAAATCCTAGATGCGTGGTTGCATGCTTCAACTACTCTATCTTTGGAGAAGTGACCGAGGAGGATAAACTTCTGTTGGAGAGGATCCGAGGGAAAGAGGACAATACGAGTCCAAAGTACACAGATCAGGAGGAGCGCAATCTCATCAACAAACAGATCAGGAAGTCACAg gGCTTTGACGTGGATTTTTCCATGTTCCGATGCCTTTTCAATTTCTACCCTTCCTCTCTTGATGAAAGCCATTCAACCTTAATAAGAGAAACCGATAGGATCTTTTTCGGAAGATTGGCTCAGGAATCCATTGCGGATTATAACATTAACGAG ggGACCAGTTTTGATTTTCTTGAGGTTGAGAAAGCAAATCTATACAGGAGTAAAGGTTACATTTACTTCATCACGTTTGTAGCCAAGGATCCTTGCCACCAGACCAAAGTCTTTCAAGCTAAGGTCTGCAATGTTTTCTGTAGAGAGATTGAGCACAGTTTCTGCAGGCTTAAACCCGGTCAACAAG TAGAATGCGATGAAGATTCTAAGAGAGTTGTGAAGAAACCAAG GTATAACACAAGATCAAACAAGCGTGCGGGTGTCTTTACCAATGTCTCTTAG
- the LOC103856786 gene encoding uncharacterized protein LOC103856786 isoform X2, with amino-acid sequence MASSSRIDYEIISDPLNPRCVVACFNYSIFGEVTEEDKLLLERIRGKEDNTSPKYTDQEERNLINKQIRKSQGFDVDFYKFRCLFDFYPSFLDECHSTLITETDRQFFGRLAQDSIADYNVREGTSFEFVEVEKANLYRNKGYIYFITFVAKDSCDKTKVFQAKVCNVFCREIEHSFCRLKPCQKGECHENSERAVKRPRYNTRSNKRAGVFTNVS; translated from the exons ATGGCTTCATCGAGTAGAATAGACTACGAAATCATCAGTGATCCGTTAAATCCTAGATGCGTGGTTGCATGCTTCAACTACTCTATCTTTGGAGAAGTGACCGAGGAGGATAAACTTCTGTTGGAGAGGATCCGAGGGAAAGAGGACAATACGAGTCCAAAGTACACAGATCAGGAGGAGCGCAATCTCATCAACAAACAGATCAGGAAGTCACAg GGATTTGACGTGGATTTTTACAAGTTCCGATGCCTTTTCGATTTCTACCCTTCGTTTCTCGATGAATGCCATTCAACCTTAATAACAGAAACCGATAGGCAGTTTTTCGGAAGATTGGCTCAGGATTCCATTGCGGATTACAACGTTAGAGAG gggaCCAGTTTTGAATTTGTTGAGGTCGAGAAAGCAAATCTGTACAGGAATAAAGGATACATTTACTTCATCACGTTTGTAGCCAAGGATTCTTGTGACAAGACCAAAGTCTTTCAAGCTAAGGTCTGCAATGTTTTTTGTAGAGAGATTGAGCACAGTTTCTGCAGGCTTAAACCCTGTCAGAAAG GAGAATGCCATGAAAATTCCGAGAGAGCTGTGAAGAGACCAAGGTATAACACAAGATCAAACAAGCGTGCGGGTGTCTTTACCAATGTCTCTTAG
- the LOC103856786 gene encoding uncharacterized protein LOC103856786 isoform X5 has protein sequence MASSSRIDYEIISDPFNPQCVIAGFIPLWEDNEKEKLLLERIRGKEGDTSLKYTPQEERDLINGQIRNSQGFDVDFYKFRCLFDFYPSFLDECHSTLITETDRQFFGRLAQDSIADYNVREGTSFEFVEVEKANLYRNKGYIYFITFVAKDSCDKTKVFQAKVCNVFCREIEHSFCRLKPCQKGECHENSERAVKRPRYNTRSNKRAGVFTNVS, from the exons ATGGCTTCATCGAGTAGAATAGATTACGAAATCATCAGTGATCCGTTCAATCCACAATGTGTGATTGCAGGCTTTATACCTCTCTGGGAAGATAACGAGAAGGAGAAGCTTCTGTTGGAGAGGATCCGAGGGAAAGAGGGCGATACGAGTCTAAAGTACACACCACAGGAGGAGCGAGATCTCATCAACGGACAGATAAGGAACTCGCAG GGATTTGACGTGGATTTTTACAAGTTCCGATGCCTTTTCGATTTCTACCCTTCGTTTCTCGATGAATGCCATTCAACCTTAATAACAGAAACCGATAGGCAGTTTTTCGGAAGATTGGCTCAGGATTCCATTGCGGATTACAACGTTAGAGAG gggaCCAGTTTTGAATTTGTTGAGGTCGAGAAAGCAAATCTGTACAGGAATAAAGGATACATTTACTTCATCACGTTTGTAGCCAAGGATTCTTGTGACAAGACCAAAGTCTTTCAAGCTAAGGTCTGCAATGTTTTTTGTAGAGAGATTGAGCACAGTTTCTGCAGGCTTAAACCCTGTCAGAAAG GAGAATGCCATGAAAATTCCGAGAGAGCTGTGAAGAGACCAAGGTATAACACAAGATCAAACAAGCGTGCGGGTGTCTTTACCAATGTCTCTTAG
- the LOC103856786 gene encoding uncharacterized protein LOC103856786 isoform X4, with amino-acid sequence MASSSRIDYEIISDPLNPRCVVACFNYSIFGEVTEEDKLLLERIRGKEDNTSPKYTDQEERNLINKQIRKSQGFDVDFSMFRCLFNFYPSSLDESHSTLIRETDRIFFGRLAQESIADYNINEGTSFDFLEVEKANLYRSKGYIYFITFVAKDPCHQTKVFQAKVCNVFCREIEHSFCRLKPGQQECDEDSKRVVKKPRYNTRSNKRAGVFTNVS; translated from the exons ATGGCTTCATCGAGTAGAATAGACTACGAAATCATCAGTGATCCGTTAAATCCTAGATGCGTGGTTGCATGCTTCAACTACTCTATCTTTGGAGAAGTGACCGAGGAGGATAAACTTCTGTTGGAGAGGATCCGAGGGAAAGAGGACAATACGAGTCCAAAGTACACAGATCAGGAGGAGCGCAATCTCATCAACAAACAGATCAGGAAGTCACAg gGCTTTGACGTGGATTTTTCCATGTTCCGATGCCTTTTCAATTTCTACCCTTCCTCTCTTGATGAAAGCCATTCAACCTTAATAAGAGAAACCGATAGGATCTTTTTCGGAAGATTGGCTCAGGAATCCATTGCGGATTATAACATTAACGAG ggGACCAGTTTTGATTTTCTTGAGGTTGAGAAAGCAAATCTATACAGGAGTAAAGGTTACATTTACTTCATCACGTTTGTAGCCAAGGATCCTTGCCACCAGACCAAAGTCTTTCAAGCTAAGGTCTGCAATGTTTTCTGTAGAGAGATTGAGCACAGTTTCTGCAGGCTTAAACCCGGTCAACAAG AATGCGATGAAGATTCTAAGAGAGTTGTGAAGAAACCAAG GTATAACACAAGATCAAACAAGCGTGCGGGTGTCTTTACCAATGTCTCTTAG
- the LOC103856786 gene encoding uncharacterized protein LOC103856786 isoform X1: MASSSRIDYEIISDPLNPRCVVACFNYSIFGEVTEEDKLLLERIRGKEDNTSPKYTDQEERNLINKQIRKSQGFDVDFSMFRCLFNFYPSSLDESHSTLIRETDRIFFGRLAQESIADYNINEGTSFDFLEVEKANLYRSKGYIYFITFVAKDPCHQTKVFQAKVCNVFCREIEHSFCRLKPGQQVECDEDSKRVVKKPRYNTRSNKRADVGDILRD; encoded by the exons ATGGCTTCATCGAGTAGAATAGACTACGAAATCATCAGTGATCCGTTAAATCCTAGATGCGTGGTTGCATGCTTCAACTACTCTATCTTTGGAGAAGTGACCGAGGAGGATAAACTTCTGTTGGAGAGGATCCGAGGGAAAGAGGACAATACGAGTCCAAAGTACACAGATCAGGAGGAGCGCAATCTCATCAACAAACAGATCAGGAAGTCACAg gGCTTTGACGTGGATTTTTCCATGTTCCGATGCCTTTTCAATTTCTACCCTTCCTCTCTTGATGAAAGCCATTCAACCTTAATAAGAGAAACCGATAGGATCTTTTTCGGAAGATTGGCTCAGGAATCCATTGCGGATTATAACATTAACGAG ggGACCAGTTTTGATTTTCTTGAGGTTGAGAAAGCAAATCTATACAGGAGTAAAGGTTACATTTACTTCATCACGTTTGTAGCCAAGGATCCTTGCCACCAGACCAAAGTCTTTCAAGCTAAGGTCTGCAATGTTTTCTGTAGAGAGATTGAGCACAGTTTCTGCAGGCTTAAACCCGGTCAACAAG TAGAATGCGATGAAGATTCTAAGAGAGTTGTGAAGAAACCAAGGTATAATACAAGATCGAACAAGCGTGCGGATGTCGGAGATATATTAAGGGATTGA
- the LOC103856786 gene encoding uncharacterized protein LOC103856786 isoform X6, which yields MASSSRIDYEIISDPLNPRCVVACFNYSIFGEVTEEDKLLLERIRGKEDNTSPKYTDQEERNLINKQIRKSQGFDVDFSKFRCLFDFYPSFLDECHSTLITETDRQFFGRLAQESIADYNIREGTSFEFVEVEKANLYRNKGYIYFITFVAKDPCDQTKVFQAKVCNVFCREIEHSFCRLKPCQKGECDEDSKRAVKKPKYNTRSNKGVITNVS from the exons ATGGCTTCATCGAGTAGAATAGACTACGAAATCATCAGTGATCCGTTAAATCCTAGATGCGTGGTTGCATGCTTCAACTACTCTATCTTTGGAGAAGTGACCGAGGAGGATAAACTTCTGTTGGAGAGGATCCGAGGGAAAGAGGACAATACGAGTCCAAAGTACACAGATCAGGAGGAGCGCAATCTCATCAACAAACAGATCAGGAAGTCACAg GGATTTGACGTGGATTTTTCCAAGTTCCGATGCCTTTTCGATTTCTACCCTTCGTTTCTTGATGAATGCCATTCAACCTTAATAACAGAAACCGATAGACAGTTTTTCGGAAGATTGGCTCAGGAATCCATTGCAGATTACAACATTAGAGAG GGGACCAGTTTTGAATTTGTTGAGGTCGAGAAAGCAAATCTGTACAGGAATAAAGGGTACATTTACTTCATCACATTTGTAGCCAAGGATCCTTGCGACCAGACCAAAGTCTTTCAAGCTAAGGTCTGCAATGTTTTCTGTAGAGAGATTGAGCACAGTTTCTGCAGGCTCAAACCCTGTCAGAAAG GAGAATGCGATGAAGATTCTAAGAGAGCTGTGAAGAAACCAAAGTATAACACAAGATCGAACAAGGGTGTCATTACCAATGTGTCTTAG
- the LOC103856786 gene encoding uncharacterized protein LOC103856786 isoform X7 — protein sequence MASSSRIDYEIISDPLNPRCVVACFNYSIFGEVTEEDKLLLERIRGKEDNTSPKYTDQEERNLINKQIRKSQGFDVDFSKFRCLFDFYPSFLDECHSTLITETDRQFFGRLAQESIADYNIREGTSFEFVEVEKANLYRNKGYIYFITFVAKDPCDQTKVFQAKVCNVFCREIEHSFCRLKPCQKECDEDSKRAVKKPKYNTRSNKGVITNVS from the exons ATGGCTTCATCGAGTAGAATAGACTACGAAATCATCAGTGATCCGTTAAATCCTAGATGCGTGGTTGCATGCTTCAACTACTCTATCTTTGGAGAAGTGACCGAGGAGGATAAACTTCTGTTGGAGAGGATCCGAGGGAAAGAGGACAATACGAGTCCAAAGTACACAGATCAGGAGGAGCGCAATCTCATCAACAAACAGATCAGGAAGTCACAg GGATTTGACGTGGATTTTTCCAAGTTCCGATGCCTTTTCGATTTCTACCCTTCGTTTCTTGATGAATGCCATTCAACCTTAATAACAGAAACCGATAGACAGTTTTTCGGAAGATTGGCTCAGGAATCCATTGCAGATTACAACATTAGAGAG GGGACCAGTTTTGAATTTGTTGAGGTCGAGAAAGCAAATCTGTACAGGAATAAAGGGTACATTTACTTCATCACATTTGTAGCCAAGGATCCTTGCGACCAGACCAAAGTCTTTCAAGCTAAGGTCTGCAATGTTTTCTGTAGAGAGATTGAGCACAGTTTCTGCAGGCTCAAACCCTGTCAGAAAG AATGCGATGAAGATTCTAAGAGAGCTGTGAAGAAACCAAAGTATAACACAAGATCGAACAAGGGTGTCATTACCAATGTGTCTTAG
- the LOC103856790 gene encoding uncharacterized protein LOC103856790, which translates to MDEQRKTEYESGRDTAKMEMPTPVIISGGDDNEDEYTPDEIMQLVESSLPTTTNTEGTNFPGEASFRVRFIDDPYEIPVAVQSSSGYITINVNEESCGPSFSDSDASAMASVDASGLFAGCCLGFNGEKGGAWGANNVGASECEWDDDLLARFLGEDSV; encoded by the coding sequence ATGGACGAACAGCGGAAGACAGAGTACGAGAGCGGAAGAGACACGGCGAAGATGGAAATGCCGACGCCGGTGATAATCTCCGGAGGAGACGATAACGAGGACGAGTATACCCCGGACGAAATCATGCAGCTCGTCGAGTCTTCTTTACCGACGACGACGAACACCGAGGGAACTAACTTTCCCGGCGAAGCGAGTTTCAGAGTGAGGTTCATCGACGATCCGTACGAGATTCCGGTGGCTGTCCAGTCATCTTCCGGCTACATCACGATCAACGTGAACGAGGAGAGCTGCGGTCCGTCGTTTTCAGACAGCGACGCTTCCGCCATGGCGAGCGTCGACGCGAGCGGACTGTTCGCAGGTTGCTGCCTCGGTTTCAACGGTGAAAAAGGCGGAGCGTGGGGTGCAAACAATGTAGGAGCGAGTGAGTGTGAGTGGGACGACGATTTGCTGGCGAGGTTTCTAGGTGAAGACAGTGTTTGA
- the LOC103856789 gene encoding beta-galactosidase 4, translated as MGSNFRDKAWIFLAILCYSSLICSVKATVSYDRKAVIINGQRRILLSGSIHYPRSTPEMWPGLIQKAKEGGLDVIETYVFWNGHEPSPGNYYFGDRYDLVKFIKLVHQAGLYVNLRIGPYVCAEWNFGGFPVWLKFVPGMAFRTDNEPFKAAMKKFTEKIVWMMKAEKLFQTQGGPIILAQIENEYGPVEWEIGAPGKAYTKWVAQMALGLSTGVPWIMCKQEDAPSPIIDTCNGYYCENFKPNSNNKPKMWTENWTGWYTEFGGAVPYRPVEDIAYSVARFIQNGGSFVNYYMYHGGTNFDRTAGEFMASSYDYDAPLDEYGLTREPKYSHLKALHKVIKLSEPALVSADATVTYLGAKQEAHVFWSKSSCAAFLSNNDANSAARVMFRGFPYDLPPWSVSILPDCKTEYYNTAKVNAPRVHRNMVPTGTRFSWESFNEATPSANERDTFARNGLVEQISMTWDKSDYFWYLTDITVGAGERFLKTGDYPLLTIWSAGHALHVFVNGQLAGSAYGGLSHPKLTFSQKIKLHAGVNKLALLSVAVGLPNVGQHFETWNKGVLGPVTLKGVNSGTWDMSKWKWSYKIGVKGEAMSLHTDSSSVSWNQGSYVIKKQPLTWYKSTFAAPGGNEPLAIDMNTMGKGHVWINGRNIGRHWPAYKAQGNCGRCNYAGTFDAKKCLSNCGEASQRWYHVPRSWLKSQNLIVVFEEWGGDPSGISLVKRT; from the exons ATGGGGTCGAATTTTAGAGATAAAGCCTGGATTTTTCTGGCGATTCTTTGTTATTCATCATTGATTTGTTCAGTAAAAGCAACAGTCTCTTATGATCGTAAAGCTGTGATCATCAATGGACAAAGAAGAATTCTTCTCTCAGGTTCCATCCACTATCCACGAAGCACCCCTGAG ATGTGGCCTGGTCTGATACAGAAAGCCAAAGAAGGAGGCTTGGATGTTATAGAGACTTATGTTTTTTGGAATGGCCACGAACCTTCTCCTGGAAAT taTTATTTTGGAGACAGGTACGATTTGGTTAAGTTCATCAAGTTGGTACACCAAGCTGGTCTCTATGTTAATCTCAGAATAGGCCCTTATGTATGTGCAGAATGGAATTTCGG AGGATTTCCGGTTTGGCTCAAATTTGTTCCCGGTATGGCTTTTAGGACGGATAACGAACCCTTCAAG GCTGCCATGAAGAAATTCACTGAAAAGATTGTATGGATGATGAAAGCAGAAAAGTTGTTTCAAACTCAAGGAGGACCCATCATTCTAGCACAG ATTGAGAATGAGTATGGACCAGTGGAATGGGAAATTGGAGCACCAGGAAAGGCTTACACGAAATGGGTAGCTCAAATGGCATTAGGACTCTCAACAGGTGTTCCATGGATTATGTGCAAGCAAGAGGATGCTCCTTCTCCTATT ATAGACACATGCAATGGTTATTACTGCGAAAATTTCAAACCTAACTCAAACAACAAGCCGAAGATGTGGACAGAGAATTGGACTGGTTG GTATACAGAGTTTGGAGGGGCTGTACCGTATAGACCAGTCGAAGATATTGCATACTCAGTTGCAAGATTCATACAAAACGGAGGTTCCTTCGTCAATTATTATATG TATCATGGAGGGACGAATTTTGACAGAACAGCTGGTGAGTTCATGGCCTCAAGCTATGACTACGACGCTCCTCTTGATGAATACG GCTTAACAAGAGAGCCAAAGTACAGTCACTTGAAAGCATTGCATAAAGTCATCAAGCTCAGCGAGCCAGCTTTGGTTTCTGCTGATGCAACCGTCACATATCTTGGAGCTAAACAAGAG GCTCATGTGTTCTGGTCTAAGTCATCTTGTGCTGCGTTTTTATCGAACAATGATGCAAACTCTGCAGCCAGAGTTATGTTCCGTGGATTCCCATATGACTTGCCTCCTTGGTCAGTCAGTATTTTACCGGATTGTAAAACAGAATATTACAACACAGCAAAG GTTAATGCACCAAGAGTACACAGGAATATGGTTCCAACTGGTACAAGATTCTCTTGGGAATCATTCAATGAAGCAACTCCTTCTGCGAATGAACGTGATACGTTTGCAAGAAACGGGCTTGTGGAACAGATAAGCATGACTTGGGACAAGTCTGACTATTTCTGGTATCTAACAGA CATTACAGTTGGTGCTGGTGAGAGGTTTTTGAAGACTGGTGATTATCCACTTCTTACCATTTGGTCAGCTGGACATGCTCTTCATGTGTTTGTCAACGGCCAGCTTGCAG GAAGTGCTTATGGAGGACTTTCGCACCCTAAGCTAACCTTCAGTCAGAAGATCAAACTACACGCAGGTGTCAACAAGCTTGCTCTGCTGAGTGTTGCAGTTGGTCTTCCG AATGTTGGTCAACACTTTGAGACATGGAACAAAGGGGTTCTTGGACCGGTTACACTGAAGGGAGTTAACTCAGGAACATGGGACATGTCGAAATGGAAATGGTCCTATAAG ATTGGTGTGAAGGGTGAAGCTATGAGTCTTCATACAGACAGTTCCTCTGTGAGTTGGAATCAAGGATCGTACGTGATCAAGAAGCAACCATTGACCTGGTACAAG TCAACTTTTGCCGCACCAGGAGGAAACGAACCATTGGCCATAGACATGAACACAATGGGGAAAGGTCATGTTTGGATAAACGGTAGAAACATTGGACGTCACTGGCCTGCTTATAAAGCTCAAGGAAACTGTGGACGTTGCAACTACGCTGGAACATTCGACGCAAAGAAATGCTTGAGTAATTGTGGTGAAGCTTCTCAAAGATG GTACCATGTACCTCGTTCATGGCTCAAGTCCCAGAACCTTATAGTTGTATTTGAAGAGTGGGGTGGTGATCCTAGTGGAATCTCGCTGGTCAAAAGAACATGA